From the Deinococcus radiophilus genome, one window contains:
- the typA gene encoding translational GTPase TypA, which translates to MEYRNIAIIAHVDHGKTTLVDGLLKQTLELKHGEEIAERAMDSNDLERERGITILAKNTAVEYKGVKINIVDTPGHADFGGEVERVLGMVDGCLVLVDAAEGPMPQTRFVLRKAIELGLKPIVVVNKIDRGDARPTDVVDMTFDLMAELGANEDQLDFPVLYAIAREGKAFKELESPKDDFHELFDMVLEHIPAPEVDVEAPFQMVVTNLDYSEYLGRIVLGRVQRGTVKKGEFVQLIHKDGSMTKTRVVQPFTHMGLKRIEVDEVSAGDIVALAGIEDANIGETVADANNPEALPIITVDEPTVSMVFQPNTSPFAGKEGKFVTSRQLNERLAREIMTNVSLKVEEIRPDEFKVSGRGELHLSILLENMRREGFEIQVGAPQVIYREIDGVRHEPVEHVVIDVPEQHASTVIGVLGARKGQMVHMEPQGSRTRVEFKVPSRALFGFRTQFLSMTQGEGILSHVYDSYQPYAGDLKTRQNGSLVSMEDGVAFAYSIWKLQDRGNFFIDAGQDVYVGMIVGENAREQDMNVNVCKNKKLTNVRSSGADDALTLIPPRRLSLEDALEYIAEDELVELTPKSIRLRKKILNPSMRK; encoded by the coding sequence ATGGAATACCGCAACATCGCCATCATCGCCCACGTGGACCACGGCAAGACGACCCTGGTAGACGGGCTGCTCAAGCAAACCCTGGAACTCAAGCACGGTGAGGAAATCGCCGAACGCGCCATGGACTCCAACGACCTGGAGCGCGAGCGCGGCATCACCATTCTGGCCAAGAACACCGCCGTGGAATATAAGGGCGTCAAGATCAACATCGTGGATACCCCCGGCCACGCCGACTTCGGCGGCGAAGTGGAGCGTGTGCTGGGCATGGTAGACGGCTGCCTGGTCCTGGTGGACGCGGCCGAAGGCCCGATGCCTCAGACCCGCTTCGTGCTGCGCAAGGCCATTGAACTGGGCCTCAAGCCTATCGTGGTGGTCAACAAGATCGACCGCGGCGACGCCCGCCCCACCGACGTGGTGGACATGACCTTCGACCTGATGGCCGAATTGGGCGCCAACGAAGATCAGCTGGATTTCCCCGTGCTGTACGCCATCGCCCGTGAAGGCAAGGCGTTCAAGGAACTTGAGAGCCCCAAAGACGACTTCCACGAGTTGTTCGACATGGTGCTGGAGCACATTCCCGCGCCCGAAGTGGACGTGGAAGCTCCCTTCCAGATGGTCGTGACCAACCTGGACTACTCCGAGTACCTGGGCCGCATCGTGCTGGGCCGGGTGCAGCGCGGCACCGTCAAGAAGGGCGAATTCGTACAGCTGATCCATAAGGACGGCTCCATGACCAAGACCCGTGTGGTGCAGCCGTTCACCCACATGGGCCTCAAACGCATCGAAGTGGACGAAGTCAGCGCCGGCGACATCGTGGCCCTGGCAGGCATCGAGGACGCCAACATCGGTGAAACCGTGGCTGACGCGAACAACCCCGAAGCCCTGCCGATCATCACCGTGGATGAACCCACCGTCAGCATGGTGTTTCAGCCCAACACCAGCCCCTTTGCCGGCAAGGAAGGCAAGTTCGTGACCAGCCGCCAGCTGAACGAGCGCCTGGCCCGCGAGATCATGACCAATGTGTCGCTGAAGGTCGAAGAAATTCGCCCCGACGAGTTCAAGGTATCGGGGCGCGGCGAGCTGCACCTCTCGATCTTGCTGGAAAACATGCGCCGTGAAGGTTTCGAGATTCAGGTCGGCGCACCACAGGTGATTTACCGCGAGATTGACGGCGTGAGACATGAACCCGTGGAGCATGTGGTGATTGACGTGCCAGAGCAGCATGCCAGCACCGTGATCGGTGTGCTGGGTGCCCGCAAAGGCCAGATGGTGCACATGGAGCCGCAGGGCAGCCGCACCCGCGTAGAGTTTAAGGTGCCCAGCCGCGCCCTGTTCGGTTTCCGCACCCAGTTCCTGAGCATGACCCAGGGCGAAGGCATCCTGAGCCACGTCTACGACTCGTATCAGCCCTACGCCGGCGACCTGAAGACCCGTCAGAATGGCTCGCTGGTCAGCATGGAAGACGGGGTGGCCTTCGCCTACTCCATCTGGAAGCTACAGGACCGCGGCAACTTCTTTATTGACGCGGGCCAGGACGTATACGTAGGCATGATCGTGGGTGAAAACGCCCGGGAACAGGACATGAACGTGAACGTCTGCAAGAACAAAAAGCTGACCAACGTGCGCTCCAGCGGCGCCGACGACGCCCTGACCCTGATTCCCCCCCGCCGCCTGAGCCTGGAAGACGCGCTGGAGTACATCGCCGAAGACGAACTGGTGGAACTGACCCCCAAGAGCATCCGCCTGCGCAAGAAAATCCTGAACCCCAGCATGCGTAAATAA
- a CDS encoding DUF1028 domain-containing protein: protein MTFSIVGRDPVTGDLGVAVASKFLAVGAVVPYVKFGVGAVATQSYVNPAFGPRGLELLGQGLGPEQVSARFEGEDGDIAQRQFGLISATGQAQTFTGSECHGWAGGLAGPDYAIQGNILTGPEVVQATLEGWQGAQGQPLPRRLLAALQAGDAAGGDKRGRQSAALVCAGQGRGYAGLSDDWVNLRADDHPDPCAELERLLGLYELLFDRPQETRELSGEELAWLRALLVREGYARELAGGPWDQATEAAAWALYGTENLEERWVEGGRVDPQALKYLQEKFGAGEYREAPSTLGCLSP, encoded by the coding sequence ATGACATTTTCAATTGTAGGACGTGATCCTGTGACCGGCGACCTGGGCGTCGCCGTCGCCAGCAAGTTCCTGGCCGTAGGCGCGGTGGTGCCGTACGTGAAATTCGGCGTGGGCGCGGTAGCCACCCAGAGCTATGTCAACCCCGCCTTTGGGCCGCGCGGGCTGGAGCTGCTGGGCCAGGGCCTTGGCCCTGAGCAGGTGTCGGCCCGCTTTGAGGGCGAAGACGGCGACATCGCGCAGCGCCAGTTCGGGCTGATCAGCGCCACCGGGCAGGCGCAGACCTTTACGGGCAGCGAATGTCACGGCTGGGCCGGGGGCCTCGCGGGGCCGGACTACGCCATTCAGGGCAACATCCTGACCGGGCCGGAAGTGGTGCAGGCCACGCTGGAAGGCTGGCAGGGCGCGCAGGGTCAGCCGCTGCCCCGCCGCCTCCTCGCCGCGCTCCAGGCCGGAGACGCGGCGGGCGGCGACAAGCGGGGCCGTCAGTCGGCGGCACTGGTGTGCGCCGGTCAGGGGCGGGGCTACGCGGGCCTGAGTGACGACTGGGTCAACCTGCGCGCCGACGACCACCCGGACCCCTGCGCCGAGTTGGAACGGCTGCTGGGACTGTACGAGCTGCTGTTCGACCGGCCTCAGGAAACCCGTGAGCTGAGCGGTGAGGAGCTGGCCTGGCTGCGCGCCCTGCTGGTCCGCGAAGGCTACGCGCGCGAGCTGGCGGGCGGCCCCTGGGACCAAGCCACCGAAGCCGCCGCCTGGGCGCTTTACGGCACCGAGAACCTGGAAGAGCGCTGGGTGGAAGGAGGACGGGTTGACCCGCAGGCCCTCAAATATTTGCAGGAGAAGTTCGGCGCGGGCGAGTACAGAGAGGCACCGAGCACCTTAGGATGCCTGAGTCCCTGA